The Equus caballus isolate H_3958 breed thoroughbred chromosome 12, TB-T2T, whole genome shotgun sequence genome contains a region encoding:
- the OR4C11E gene encoding olfactory receptor 4C11: protein MEQNNSVNEFILLGLTQDPKMQKLAFVIFFIFYVGTVLGNLLIIVTIKSSQTLGSPMYFFLFYLSLGDTCFSTSTAPRLIVDALCAKKIISYNECMTQIFALHLFGAMEIFVLVLMAVDRSVAICKPLHYPIIMSRQICITLIVLAWIGSFIHSIAQIILALRLPFCGSNLVDHYCCDMQPLLKLACMDIYVTNLLVVSNSGAICTSSFVILMISYIVILHSLRNHSAEGRKKALSTCTTHIIVVVLFFGPCIFIYVCPPTTFSIDKMVTVFYTIGTPFLNPLIYTLRNAEVKNEMRKLWHIKITSESKKCVEGLS, encoded by the coding sequence ATGGAGCAAAATAACAGTGTAAATGAGTTCATACTGTTAGGATTGACACAAGATCCTAAGATGCAGAAACTGGCATTTGtaatcttcttcattttctatgtGGGAACTGTGCTGGGAAATTTGCTTATTATTGTGACCATCAAATCCAGCCAGACACTTGGAagccccatgtacttcttcctattttatttgtCCTTAGGTGATACCTGCTTTTCAACGTCTACAGCCCCTAGACTAATTGTGGATGCTCTCTGTGCAAAGAAAATCATTTCTTACAATGAGTGCATGACTCAGATCTTTGCACTGCATTTATTTGGTGCCATGGAGATCTTTGTCCTTGTCCTCATGGCTGTTGATCGCtctgtggccatctgtaagccctTGCATTATCCAATCATCATGAGCCGGCAGATCTGCATCACCCTGATTGTTCTTGCATGGATAGGGTCTTTTATACATTCTATAGCTCAGATTATCCTGGCCTTGAGACTGCCTTTCTGTGGATCCAATTTGGTTGACCATTATTGCTGTGATATGCAGCCCTTGTTGAAACTTGCCTGCATGGATATTTATGTGACCAACCTCCTGGTGGTGTCTAATAGTGGGGCTATCTGCACAAGCAGTTTTGTAATTCTGATGATCTCATATATTGTCATCTTGCATTCACTGAGAAACCACAGtgcagaagggagaaaaaaagctcTCTCCACTTGCACTACCCACATCATTGTAGTTGTCTTATTCTTTGGTCCATGTATATTCATTTACGTATGCCCCCCAACCACTTTCTCCATAGACAAGATGGTGACAGTATTTTACACTATTGGAACACCCTTTCTCAACCCACTCATCTACACACTGAGGaatgcagaagtgaaaaatgaaatgagaaagttATGGCATATCAAAATAACCTCAGAAAGCAAAAAGTGTGTTGAGGGTTTGTCATGA